From one Rhodamnia argentea isolate NSW1041297 chromosome 1, ASM2092103v1, whole genome shotgun sequence genomic stretch:
- the LOC115752774 gene encoding probable protein phosphatase 2C 34 → MGHFSTIFNGLARSFAVKKGRSSGDCDGRETAEAMAKEAKKKDLILCSSGIVNVDGSKNFASVFSKRGEKGVNQDCCIVWEEFGCQNDMIFCGIFDGHGPWGHYVAKRVRETMPPSLLCNWQETLAQASLDPGLDLESDKKSHRFDIWKSSYLKTCAAIDNELGQHRKIDSFYSGTTALTIVRQGEYIIIANVGDSRAVLATTSEDGSLLPVQLTVDFKPNIPQEAERIIQCNGRVFCLHDEPGVHRVWLPDDESPGLAMSRAFGDYCVKDFGLISVPEVTQRNITSRDQFVVLATDGVWDVISNQEAVEIVSAMPDRTKSAKRLVECAVRAWKRKRRGIAMDDISAICLFFHSSPLSQQVHPIKSPK, encoded by the exons ATGGGGCATTTCTCCACCATATTCAATGGCCTGGCAAGATCGTTTGCAGTTAAGAAGGGAAGGAGCAGTGGGGATTGTGATGGTAGAGAGACTGCAGAAGCCATGGCAAAAGAGGCCAAAAAGAAGGACTTGATACTGTGCTCATCCGGCATTGTAAATGTCGACGGCTCGAAAAACTTTGCTTCAGTTTTCTCTaagagaggggaaaaaggaGTGAACCAGGATTGCTGCATTGTTTGGGAG GAATTTGGGTGCCAAAATGACATGATCTTTTGTGGGATATTTGATGGGCATGGCCCATGGGGACATTATGTGGCAAAAAGGGTCAGAGAGACAATGCCACCCTCATTGTTGTGCAATTGGCAGGAGACTCTTGCTCAAGCTTCCCTAGATCCAGGTCTTGACTTGGAATCGGATAAGAAGTCTCATCGTTTTGACATATGGAAAAGTTCCTACTTGAAGACTTGTGCCGCCATTGATAACGAGCTTGGGCAACATCGAAAGATTGATTCGTTCTACAGTGGGACCACTGCTTTGACTATTGTCAGACAG GGGGAATACATCATCATAGCCAATGTAGGTGACTCACGAGCTGTATTAGCAACTACTTCTGAGGATGGGAGCTTACTTCCTGTTCAGCTCACTGTTGATTTTAAGCCCAACATACCTC AGGAAGCCGAGCGGATAATACAATGCAATGGGAGGGTGTTCTGTCTACATGATGAACCAGGAGTGCACCGCGTATGGCTGCCAGATGATGAATCACCTGGACTTGCCATGTCTAGAGCATTTGGAGATTACTGTGTGAAAGATTTTGGACTTATATCCGTGCCTGAAGTGACACAGAGAAACATAACCAGCAGAGACCAGTTTGTCGTGCTGGCGACTGATGGG GTGTGGGATGTTATATCCAATCAAGAAGCAGTGGAAATTGTATCCGCAATGCCAGACAGGACTAAGTCTGCTAAACGCTTGGTCGAGTGTGCTGTCCGAGCATGGAAGCGGAAGAGGCGTGGAATTGCAATGGACGACATATCAGCCATTTGTCTCTTCTTCCACTCTTCCCCTTTATCTCAGCAAGTTCACCCC